From one Brachypodium distachyon strain Bd21 chromosome 4, Brachypodium_distachyon_v3.0, whole genome shotgun sequence genomic stretch:
- the LOC100835455 gene encoding PI-PLC X domain-containing protein At5g67130, with product MARLSCILLLSLHVSLLLLTPSSGQVGGSCSSARDCGTGLYCGDCAATGRTRPSCIRDLAIQPTSIVKGLPFNRYSWLVTHNSFSIVGEPSRTGVERVTFYNQEDTVTNQLRNGARGLMLDMYDFGGDVWLCHSLQGQCYNFTAFEPAIDTLQEVESFLSENPTEIVTIFIEDYVHSPMGLSKLFTAANLMKYWYPILEMPTNGKDWPSVTDMVAKNHRLLVFTSDASKEASEGIAYQWSYLLENESGDPGTVPGSCPNRKESQPLNARSASLLLQNYFPSIPVQNEACKENSVGLPQMVQTCYAAAGNRIPNYIAVNFYMRSDGGGVFDVQDRINGLTLCGCNTISACQAGAPTSACKNTGAPNRTSSSTSSSVDGNTYSGTVEFKFPASRASSTSIWSNIVVSLSLLLIVKSY from the exons ATGGCGCGCCTCTCctgcatcctcctcctctctctccacgtctccctgctgctgctaaCCCCTAGCTCCGGCCAG GTCGGGGGTTCGTGCTCGTCGGCCCGCGACTGCGGGACGGGCCTGTATTGCGGCGAttgcgccgccaccggcaggaCGCGGCCGTCCTGCATCAGGGACCTGGCCATACAGCCCACCTCCATC GTGAAGGGGCTGCCCTTTAACAGGTACTCATGGCTGGTGACTCATAATTCATTCTCCATTGTTGGCGAGCCGTCGCGCACTGGGGTCGAGAGGGTTACATTTTACAACCAGGAAGATACTGTCACCAACCAGCTGAGG AATGGAGCGAGGGGATTGATGCTGGATATGTATGACTTTGGAGGTGATGTCTGGCTCTGCCACTCACTGCAAGGGCAATGCTACAACTTCACCGCTTTT GAACCAGCAATTGACACATTGCAAGAGGTGGAATCATTTCTATCTGAGAACCCCACAGAGATTGTCACGATATTCATTGAGGATTATGTACATTCGCCAATGGGATTGAGCAAACTCTTCACTGCTGCTAACTTGATGAAGTATTGGTACCCTATATTGGAAATGCCAACTAATGGCAAGGACTGGCCAAGCGTCACAGATATGGTTGCAAAGAACCACAGGTTGCTAGTGTTTACTTCAGATGCTTCAAAGGAGGCTAGTGAAGGAATAGCTTACCAATGGAGCTACTTGCTGGAGAATGAGT CTGGAGATCCAGGTACTGTGCCTGGATCTTGTCCAAATAGAAAGGAATCACAGCCACTGAACGCAAGATCTGCATCTCTACTTCTGCAAAATTACTTCCCCTCAATTCCTGTGCAGAATGAAGCATGCAAAGAGAATTCGGTCGGACTACCACAGATGGTCCAAACTTGTTATGCTGCAGCTGGAAATAGAATCCCGAACTACATAGCTGTAAATTTTTACATG CGAAGCGATGGTGGGGGTGTTTTTGATGTTCAAGACAGAATCAATGGCCTCACGCTATGTGGTTGCAATACCATTTCTGCTTGCCAG GCTGGAGCACCGACCAGTGCATGCAAGAACACCGGTGCACCTAATCGGACTTCCTCTTCCACTTCCTCTTCCGTAGATGGAAACACCTATTCAGGAACAGTAGAATTCAAGTTCCCTGCTTCAAGGGCCAGCAGTACTTCCATCTGGAGTAACATTGTTGTTTCGCTAAGTCTGTTGTTGATTGTTAAGTCCTACTGA